Proteins encoded in a region of the Phoenix dactylifera cultivar Barhee BC4 chromosome 3, palm_55x_up_171113_PBpolish2nd_filt_p, whole genome shotgun sequence genome:
- the LOC120110334 gene encoding WRKY DNA-binding transcription factor 70-like: MDRFPGHEAVTRELVRGRELASQLRAVLRELVAGGRCEPVDALVEEISGSFARALTVLTSGEARVVRSDPETFAPSSQNTQQEGGNGKMLKISEARCWNAGIRRRGYSGAQKVISATELEDGHIWKKYGQKKILGAKYPRGYFKCGQKKDQGCQAIKHVQRMQDDPPMFLVTYIGQHSCTDVFQTSQWIPDDSPPSDKCMLSFESDRSSINHQGNYWSSPEVVPKSPTLWEPSQATSSKKSTMETSYDAPSIPAAVDLPEWSPFLMDRPGCSSAVPGMPSPPVPQATDVDSFMGLLESFAGLCSDKDVGYE, from the exons ATGGATCGGTTTCCAGGCCATGAAGCAGTGACAAGGGAACTGGTCCGAGGCCGTGAGTTGGCGTCGCAATTAAGAGCCGTCCTAAGAGAGCTGGTGGCTGGCGGGCGGTGCGAGCCAGTTGATGCTCTGGTGGAAGAGATTTCCGGGTCCTTCGCCAGAGCTCTCACCGTCTTAACCTCTGGAGAAGCCCGGGTTGTTCGTTCGGATCCCGAGACCTTCGCACCGAGCTCGCAGAACACACAGCAAGAAGGGGGGAATGGCAAGATGCTTAAGATTTCTGAAGCCAGATGTTGGAATGCCGGCATCAGGAGGAG AGGATATTCAGGTGCACAGAAGGTCATTTCAGCCACAGAATTAGAAGATGGCCATATATGGAAAAAATATGGGCAAAAGAAGATTCTTGGGGCCAAATATCCAAG GGGCTACTTCAAGTGTGGTCAGAAAAAAGACCAAGGCTGCCAAGCAATAAAACATGTGCAAAGAATGCAAGATGACCCACCAATGTTTCTTGTCACCTACATTGGGCAGCATTCATGTACAGATGTATTTCAAACTTCGCAGTGGATTCCTGATGATTCACCCCCTTCAGACAAATGCATGCTTAGCTTCGAATCGGATCGATCCAGCATTAATCACCAAGGGAACTACTGGTCCTCACCAGAGGTGGTGCCAAAGTCTCCAACGCTTTGGGAACCTTCCCAGGCTACAAGCTCCAAGAAATCAACCATGGAGACGAGCTATGACGCCCCTTCCATCCCAGCAGCAGTTGATTTGCCTGAATGGAGTCCATTTTTAATGGATAGACCAGGCTGCAGCAGTGCAGTTCCCGGTATGCCTTCACCACCAGTCCCCCAAGCTACAGATGTGGACTCATTCATGGGTTTACTTGAATCATTTGCTGGCCTGTGTTCTGACAAGGATGTTGGTTACGAGTGA
- the LOC103702138 gene encoding probable WRKY transcription factor 70 yields MLNPEAEKLPTLNHSMAIEELSRGRELTSQLRALVSPMNPANEQVERAGVLFEEVLKSFTLALSVLGPGEKPGKEAVAGGASLPASGGGKKGPGVKRKRVVESRGDQGRRRRCTVSWTTITSMPMADGYQWRKYGQKKIYGSKYQRSYYKCLRRKDQGCQATKQVQQKDDGNPPKFTVTYQMPHTCKNLDITSQVGMDSGLAETSVLDNGSKSLDIQPQQPLQSEILKMEEPEKRLFTDLASMHSPMLFDDMNLIMGMTGLDGWCISNEEAPWFQFPSDARG; encoded by the exons ATGTTAAACCCTGAGGCAGAAAAATTGCCCACCCTCAACCATTCGATGGCGATAGAGGAGCTCAGCCGGGGGCGGGAGCTCACAAGCCAGCTAAGAGCTCTGGTTTCACCGATGAATCCGGCTAACGAGCAGGTGGAGAGGGCTGGAGTTCTCTTTGAAGAAGTGTTGAAGTCTTTTACTCTGGCTCTCTCGGTCCTCGGGCCCGGTGAGAAGCCAGGCAAGGAAGCCGTGGCTGGTGGAGCTAGCTTACCTGCCTCCGGTGGTGGGAAAAAAGGGCCTGGGGTAAAAAGAAAACGGGTGGTGGAAAGCAGAGGTGATCAAGGCCGCAGAAG GAGGTGTACTGTATCATGGACCACTATTACATCCATGCCGATGGCTGATGGCTACCAGTGGAGAAAATATGGGCAGAAAAAGATCTATGGATCTAAGTATCAAAG AAGCTACTACAAATGTTTACGTAGAAAGGATCAAGGATGCCAAGCAACTAAGCAAGTGCAGCAAAAGGATGATGGTAACCCGCCAAAGTTTACCGTCACCTATCAGATGCCCCATACTTGCAAAAATTTGGATATCACATCTCAAGTTGGTATGGATTCTGGCCTCGCAGAAACTTCAGTTTTAGATAATGGATCCAAGTCCCTGGATATCCAACCTCAGCAACCCTTGCAATCTGAAATCCTCAAGATGGAAGAGCCCGAGAAACGTCTCTTCACTGATTTAGCCAGCATGCACTCCCCTATGTTATTTGATGATATGAACTTGATAATGGGCATGACTGGGCTTGATGGGTGGTGCATATCTAATGAAGAAGCACCTTGGTTTCAATTTCCGTCCGACGCAAGAGGATGA
- the LOC120110175 gene encoding WRKY DNA-binding transcription factor 70-like isoform X1: MASPSMKKPTSDREAAIQEVVRGRELAARLHSLLSVDPRRELVHGLMEEVSQSFTRALSLLKPTGISEAIQELASMEEDSVCSGNQGSEASGEKVRTSPHAKGVHSRRRPLQSWTIFTSTPHHDGHEWRKYGQKKILSSDFPRSYYRCTHRDDQGCPAAKLVQQKDCNDPPMYVVTYIRHHACKKGLPTPQLPVNCSPSEPCMLSFGSDWSGIKQVQSLLSSFNSTGEGHMGDDVISAKFDAISSSNDPPSLDLTTLESLDPAGDDMLSGMSFSPNSDGFDKHLLMDPWNLGGLGFGDDSWSFLEV; the protein is encoded by the exons ATGGCTTCCCCATCGATGAAGAAGCCAACATCCGACCGCGAGGCCGCAATCCAAGAGGTCGTCCGAGGGCGCGAGCTCGCTGCCCGGCTTCACTCCCTCCTTAGCGTCGATCCCCGGAGAGAGCTGGTCCATGGCCTCATGGAAGAGGTATCGCAATCTTTTACGAGGGCTCTGTCACTTCTAAAGCCTACCGGCATCTCGGAAGCAATCCAAGAGCTGGCGTCCATGGAGGAGGACTCAGTTTGTTCTGGCAATCAAGGAAGCGAGGCTTCTGGTGAGAAGGTGAGGACCAGTCCTCACGCTAAAGGAGTTCATAGTCGAAG GAGGCCTCTGCAGTCGTggacaatttttacatctaccCCCCATCATGACGGCCACGAGTGGAGGAAATATGGGCAGAAAAAGATCCTAAGCTCAGACTTTCCAAG AAGCTACTATAGATGCACTCATAGAGACGACCAAGGGTGCCCGGCAGCTAAACTAGTGCAGCAAAAGGACTGTAATGACCCGCCCATGTATGTAGTCACTTACATCAGGCATCATGCGTGCAAAAAAGGCTTGCCCACTCCCCAACTTCCAGTAAACTGTTCTCCCAGTGAGCCATGCATGCTTAGCTTTGGATCAGACTGGAGTGGGATCAAACAAGTCCAATCTTTGCTTTCATCCTTCAACTCCACAGGTGAAGGTCATATGGGAGATGATGTAATAAGCGCAAAGTTCGATGCTATCTCATCGTCTAATGATCCCCCATCTCTGGATCTAACAACGCTCGAGTCATTGGACCCGGCAGGGGATGATATGCTTTCAGGCATGAGCTTCTCTCCAAATTCAGATGGTTTTGACAAGCACTTGCTGATGGATCCATGGAATCTTGGTGGACTTGGATTCGGTGATGACTCTTGGAGTTTTTTGGAGGTCTAA
- the LOC120110175 gene encoding WRKY DNA-binding transcription factor 70-like isoform X2, translating to MASPSMKKPTSDREAAIQEVVRGRELAARLHSLLSVDPRRELVHGLMEEVSQSFTRALSLLKPTGISEAIQELASMEEDSVCSGNQGSEASGEKVRTSPHAKGVHSRRRPLQSWTIFTSTPHHDGHEWRKYGQKKILSSDFPR from the exons ATGGCTTCCCCATCGATGAAGAAGCCAACATCCGACCGCGAGGCCGCAATCCAAGAGGTCGTCCGAGGGCGCGAGCTCGCTGCCCGGCTTCACTCCCTCCTTAGCGTCGATCCCCGGAGAGAGCTGGTCCATGGCCTCATGGAAGAGGTATCGCAATCTTTTACGAGGGCTCTGTCACTTCTAAAGCCTACCGGCATCTCGGAAGCAATCCAAGAGCTGGCGTCCATGGAGGAGGACTCAGTTTGTTCTGGCAATCAAGGAAGCGAGGCTTCTGGTGAGAAGGTGAGGACCAGTCCTCACGCTAAAGGAGTTCATAGTCGAAG GAGGCCTCTGCAGTCGTggacaatttttacatctaccCCCCATCATGACGGCCACGAGTGGAGGAAATATGGGCAGAAAAAGATCCTAAGCTCAGACTTTCCAAG GTGA